Proteins from a single region of Apium graveolens cultivar Ventura chromosome 7, ASM990537v1, whole genome shotgun sequence:
- the LOC141674427 gene encoding uncharacterized protein LOC141674427, which produces MSIYHWLNLRTTIVGRRSLLRQARSRQKSYANKGRREYEFKVGDKVFLKVSPMKGIQCFGQKGKLSPRYIGPFKIFEKVGVVAYRVVLPPQLSQVHSVSHASVLRKYVYHSHHIVQYLLDIFDENLSCEEEAEAILEREEKVTRKKTIPFVKVLWKKHDVREAT; this is translated from the exons atgagTATTTACCATTGGTTGAATTTGCGTACAACAATAGTTGGAAGGCGATCATTG CTTAGACAAGCTCGATCTAGACAAAAGAGTTATGCAAATAAGGGTAGACGAGAGTATGAGTTCAAGGTTGGAGATAAGGTCTTTCTTAAAGTATCTCCGATGAAGGGTATTCAGTGttttggtcagaaaggtaaatTAAGTCCGAGATATATTGGTCCATTTAAGATTTTCGAGAAGGTTGGAGTAGTAGCATATAGAGTTGTATTGCCACCTCAGTTGTCGCAAGTGCACAGCGTATCTCACGCTTCAGTTTTGAGGAAGTATGTTTATCATTCGCATCATATAGTTCAGTATCTTTTAGACATATTTGACGAGAATCTATCTTGTGAGGAGGAAGCTGAAGCTATATTGGAGAGAGAGGAAAAAGTTACGCGTAAAAAGACTATCCCATTTGTGAAAGTTCTATGGAAAAAACACGACGTTCGAGAAGCTACTTAG